In one Nocardioides sp. NBC_00368 genomic region, the following are encoded:
- a CDS encoding sulfatase-like hydrolase/transferase, which translates to MVAATFRRLSPGAAAEARAGGARRGRVAIATVAVASTVGMLCGPASTAEAAALPGRLESGRPSVLMINVDDLAATDIRFMPNVQRLLVQQGTTFTDGVAPTPLCVPARASLLTGKYAHNHKNWSISGTNGGYAGFTGRRNTLPVWMDNAGYRTMFLGKYLNNYGKGSERYSSGEPGWDDWQATIDPSTYNLLSPKFNSNGTIQSPGLYSSAALQNRSIKMIKHAGTNVGGKKPWFLWVNYVAPHAGGPVEASDPKKRYPDQPSLWLENTRPMGVDKGRFSSLELPKTPDMFYAGPGQVTAGKPYTTSQKRVMRYVYQQRIEAAQSVDRAVARTIAHLKNSGQYGRTVVIFSGDNGYTTGHHNRQGKLWESSQSMRIPLIMVGPGIPKNTKVGSAVGNPDIATTIAAIGRATPGRTQDGVDITRVLASSVKAGKTLYRPIPVAAWPTLGGTTSKYRGIRYGRYTYITLTASGVPVLYDRAVDPYETRNLAGDPRYTNVVAHLRALDAKYRACSGSTCPKTYASTLLTPSPS; encoded by the coding sequence ATGGTTGCTGCCACTTTCCGGAGACTGTCGCCTGGTGCGGCGGCTGAGGCGCGCGCGGGTGGTGCTCGGCGCGGGCGGGTTGCGATCGCCACCGTGGCGGTGGCGAGCACCGTCGGGATGTTGTGCGGCCCGGCCTCGACGGCGGAGGCGGCCGCGCTGCCGGGGCGGTTGGAGTCGGGGCGTCCGAGCGTGCTGATGATCAACGTCGACGATCTGGCGGCGACCGACATCAGGTTCATGCCGAACGTGCAGAGGCTGCTGGTGCAGCAGGGGACGACGTTCACCGACGGGGTGGCGCCGACGCCGTTGTGCGTGCCGGCACGGGCGAGCCTGCTGACCGGGAAGTACGCGCACAACCACAAGAACTGGTCGATCTCGGGGACCAACGGCGGCTACGCGGGCTTCACAGGGCGGCGGAACACGCTCCCGGTGTGGATGGACAACGCCGGCTATCGCACGATGTTCCTCGGGAAGTACCTCAACAACTACGGCAAGGGCTCGGAGCGCTACTCCAGCGGCGAGCCGGGGTGGGACGACTGGCAGGCGACGATCGATCCGTCGACCTACAACCTGTTGAGCCCGAAGTTCAACAGCAACGGGACGATCCAGTCGCCGGGTCTCTACAGCTCGGCCGCACTGCAGAACCGCAGCATCAAGATGATCAAGCACGCCGGGACCAATGTCGGTGGCAAGAAGCCGTGGTTCCTGTGGGTCAACTACGTGGCGCCACACGCCGGCGGGCCGGTCGAGGCCAGCGACCCGAAGAAGCGCTACCCCGACCAGCCCTCGCTGTGGCTGGAGAACACCCGGCCGATGGGCGTGGACAAGGGCCGCTTCAGCAGCCTCGAGCTGCCGAAGACGCCCGACATGTTCTACGCAGGGCCGGGCCAGGTCACGGCCGGGAAGCCCTACACGACGTCGCAGAAGCGGGTCATGCGCTACGTCTACCAGCAGCGCATCGAGGCGGCGCAGTCCGTCGACCGGGCGGTCGCCCGCACGATCGCCCACCTGAAGAACAGCGGGCAGTACGGGCGTACCGTCGTCATCTTCTCCGGCGACAACGGCTACACCACCGGTCACCACAACCGCCAGGGCAAGCTGTGGGAGTCCTCGCAGTCGATGCGGATCCCGCTGATCATGGTCGGCCCGGGGATCCCGAAGAACACCAAGGTCGGTTCCGCGGTCGGCAACCCCGACATCGCGACCACCATTGCCGCGATCGGGCGGGCGACGCCGGGGCGCACCCAGGACGGCGTCGACATCACCCGGGTGCTCGCGTCGAGCGTGAAGGCCGGCAAGACGCTCTACCGGCCGATCCCGGTCGCCGCCTGGCCGACCCTGGGCGGGACGACGAGCAAGTACCGCGGCATCCGCTACGGGCGCTACACCTACATCACCCTCACCGCGAGCGGCGTGCCCGTCCTCTACGACCGTGCCGTCGATCCGTACGAGACGCGCAACCTGGCCGGGGACCCGAGGTACACCAACGTCGTGGCCCATCTGAGAGCGCTCGACGCGAAGTACCGCGCCTGCTCGGGCAGCACGTGCCCCAAGACGTACGCATCCACGTTGCTCACCCCGAGTCCGAGCTAG
- a CDS encoding phosphoketolase family protein codes for MTDTDTVAAMVQGAPLAHDELERIDAWWRAANYLSVGQIYLMDNPLLRQPLQPEHIKPRLLGHWGTTPGLTFIYAHLNRVIRARDLDMIYVTGPGHGGPGIVAAAYLEGTYTETYPDISQDEDGIRRLFRQFSFPGGIPSHVAPETPGSIHEGGELGYSLSHAYGAAFDNPDLIVACVVGDGEAETGPLATSWHGTKFLDPRRDGAVLPILHLNGYKIANPTVLARIPDDELLALLRGYGHTPYVVSGDDPEQMHQAFAATLEHCLDEIRDIQQQARTRGAVERRPWPMIVLRSPKGWTGPEKVDGRRIEGYWRSHQVPFTDARGNEAHRRVLEEWLRSYRPEELFDATGAPVPVVREQHPAGTRRMSASPHTNGGLLLRNLRLPDFREYGVPVSAPGTGAVEATRVLGTFLRDVMARNSDRFRLFSPDENNSNRLQDVLEVTDRAWNAETTSYDDHLAPDGRVMEILSEHTCEGWLEGYLLTGRHGLFSCYEAFIHIIDSMFNQHAKWLKTTNEIPWRRPIASLNYLLTSHVWRQDHNGFSHQDPGFIDHVVNKKASVVRVYLPPDANCLLSVADHCLRSRQYVNVIVAGKQPARQYLDMDQAVVHCTKGIGIWEWASTDGDEEPDVVMGCAGDVPTMETLAAVDLLIGFFPDLRVRVVNVVDLMRLQDHREHPHGLPDADFDALFTTDRPVVFAYHGYPWLIHRLTYRRTNHDNIHVRGYKEEGTTTTPFDMTVLNQVDRYDLAIDVIDRVPRLRNRRGETREWLRDKLIEHAAYIREHGEDLPEVRDWQWQPR; via the coding sequence ATGACCGACACAGACACCGTTGCCGCGATGGTTCAGGGCGCGCCGCTCGCCCACGACGAACTCGAGCGCATCGATGCGTGGTGGAGAGCCGCGAACTATCTGTCCGTGGGCCAGATCTATCTGATGGACAACCCGCTGCTGCGCCAACCGCTGCAGCCGGAGCACATCAAGCCGCGACTCCTGGGGCACTGGGGCACCACGCCCGGGCTGACGTTCATCTACGCGCACCTGAACCGGGTCATTCGCGCCCGCGACCTGGACATGATCTACGTGACCGGCCCCGGACACGGCGGCCCGGGGATCGTCGCTGCGGCGTACCTGGAGGGCACCTACACCGAGACCTACCCCGATATCAGCCAGGACGAGGACGGCATACGCCGGCTGTTCCGGCAGTTCTCCTTCCCGGGCGGGATTCCCAGCCACGTCGCACCGGAGACTCCCGGTTCGATCCACGAGGGTGGCGAGCTGGGCTACTCGCTGTCGCATGCGTACGGCGCGGCGTTCGACAATCCTGATCTCATCGTCGCCTGCGTGGTCGGGGACGGCGAGGCAGAGACCGGGCCGCTCGCGACCAGCTGGCACGGCACCAAGTTCCTCGACCCGCGGCGCGACGGCGCGGTGCTGCCGATCCTGCACCTCAACGGGTACAAGATCGCCAACCCGACGGTGCTGGCCCGCATCCCGGACGACGAGCTGCTTGCGCTGCTGCGCGGCTACGGCCACACGCCGTACGTCGTGTCCGGAGACGATCCGGAGCAGATGCATCAGGCGTTCGCGGCCACCCTCGAGCACTGCCTGGACGAGATCCGGGACATCCAACAGCAGGCACGTACCCGTGGGGCCGTCGAGCGACGGCCGTGGCCGATGATCGTGCTGCGCAGCCCCAAGGGCTGGACCGGACCCGAGAAGGTCGACGGCCGGCGCATCGAGGGCTACTGGCGCTCCCACCAGGTGCCGTTCACCGACGCCCGCGGCAACGAGGCGCACCGTCGCGTGCTGGAGGAGTGGTTGCGCAGCTACCGTCCCGAGGAGCTCTTCGACGCGACGGGGGCGCCGGTTCCCGTCGTACGCGAGCAGCATCCGGCCGGTACCCGCCGGATGAGTGCCAGTCCGCACACCAACGGCGGCCTGCTGCTGCGCAACCTGCGGCTTCCCGACTTCCGGGAGTACGGCGTCCCGGTGTCCGCACCGGGCACCGGAGCCGTGGAGGCCACCCGGGTGCTCGGTACGTTCCTGCGCGATGTGATGGCCCGCAACAGCGACCGGTTCCGGCTGTTCTCCCCCGACGAGAACAACAGCAACCGGCTCCAGGACGTCCTCGAGGTGACCGACCGCGCCTGGAACGCCGAGACCACCTCGTACGACGATCACCTCGCCCCGGACGGGCGGGTGATGGAGATCCTGTCCGAGCACACCTGCGAGGGCTGGCTCGAGGGCTACCTGCTGACCGGCCGACACGGGCTGTTCTCCTGCTACGAGGCGTTCATCCACATCATCGACTCGATGTTCAACCAGCACGCCAAGTGGCTCAAGACCACCAACGAGATCCCCTGGCGGCGGCCGATCGCGTCGTTGAACTACCTGCTCACGTCCCACGTGTGGCGCCAGGACCACAACGGCTTCTCCCACCAGGACCCCGGCTTCATCGACCATGTCGTGAACAAGAAGGCGAGCGTGGTCCGGGTCTACCTGCCGCCGGACGCCAACTGCCTGCTCTCGGTGGCCGATCACTGCCTGCGCAGCCGGCAGTACGTCAACGTGATCGTCGCCGGCAAGCAGCCGGCTCGGCAGTACCTCGACATGGACCAGGCCGTCGTGCACTGCACCAAGGGCATCGGCATCTGGGAGTGGGCCAGCACCGACGGCGACGAGGAGCCCGACGTGGTGATGGGATGTGCCGGCGACGTCCCCACGATGGAGACGCTCGCGGCGGTCGACCTGCTGATCGGGTTCTTCCCGGACCTGCGGGTGCGGGTGGTCAACGTGGTCGACCTGATGCGGTTGCAGGATCACCGCGAGCACCCGCACGGGCTGCCCGACGCCGACTTCGACGCGCTGTTCACCACCGACCGGCCAGTGGTCTTCGCCTATCACGGCTACCCCTGGCTGATCCACCGGCTCACCTACCGCCGCACCAACCACGACAACATCCACGTGCGCGGCTACAAGGAGGAGGGCACCACCACCACGCCGTTCGACATGACCGTGCTCAACCAGGTGGATCGCTACGACCTCGCGATCGACGTCATCGACCGGGTACCGCGGCTGCGTAACCGACGTGGGGAGACCCGCGAGTGGCTGCGCGACAAGCTGATCGAGCACGCGGCGTACATCCGGGAGCACGGTGAGGACCTCCCCGAGGTACGCGACTGGCAGTGGCAGCCACGATGA
- a CDS encoding acetate/propionate family kinase, translating to MAATMRVLVLNTGSSSLKLSVLDPDGTRVATRTVERWEGEDHLAPLEEFLGSVDGIDAVGHRVVHGGPRYSSAVLIDEEVTDYLDSIHDLAPVHNPRAVAGIRAVANLLGHLPSVAAFDTSFHAGLPAAARTYALPREWNARFGLRRYGFHGLSHAYAVRRAAELVGRPAPDLRMVSCHLGAGASLAAVRGGRSVDTTMGFTPLEGIVMQTRTGSVDPGALLWLLSHGDVDSESLSDVLEHRSGLKGLSGTSGDLRDVLAARAAGERDAALAYDVFVQSLVRGIGAMAAGAGGLDVLVFTGGIGEHAPVVRADVATRLGFLGVAIDDQRNQATTDADVSTAAAPARTVVVTAAEDVEVARETRAVLRRRPATAE from the coding sequence GTGGCAGCCACGATGAGGGTGCTGGTCCTCAACACCGGGTCGAGCAGCCTGAAGCTCAGCGTCCTCGACCCGGACGGCACCCGGGTGGCGACCCGCACCGTCGAGCGGTGGGAGGGAGAGGACCACCTGGCTCCATTGGAGGAGTTCCTCGGCTCGGTCGACGGGATCGACGCCGTCGGCCATCGCGTGGTGCACGGCGGACCGCGGTACTCCTCGGCGGTTCTCATCGACGAGGAGGTGACGGACTACCTCGACTCGATCCACGATCTCGCACCCGTGCACAATCCACGGGCGGTGGCGGGGATCCGTGCCGTGGCCAACCTGCTCGGCCACCTGCCGTCGGTCGCCGCCTTCGACACCAGCTTCCACGCCGGTCTCCCCGCCGCGGCCCGCACCTACGCTCTGCCTCGGGAGTGGAACGCCCGGTTCGGCCTGCGCCGCTACGGGTTCCACGGGCTCTCGCACGCCTACGCCGTACGCCGCGCCGCCGAGCTGGTGGGCCGACCCGCGCCCGACCTCCGCATGGTGTCCTGCCATCTCGGCGCCGGGGCCTCCCTCGCCGCGGTTCGCGGCGGCCGCTCGGTCGATACCACCATGGGCTTCACCCCGCTCGAAGGGATCGTGATGCAGACCCGGACCGGCAGCGTTGATCCGGGCGCCCTGCTGTGGCTGCTCAGCCACGGTGATGTCGACAGCGAGAGTCTCTCCGACGTGCTCGAGCACCGGTCCGGCCTGAAGGGGCTCTCGGGCACGTCCGGTGACCTGCGCGACGTGCTCGCCGCTCGTGCGGCGGGTGAGCGGGACGCCGCCCTGGCCTACGACGTGTTCGTACAGTCGCTCGTACGCGGCATCGGCGCCATGGCGGCCGGCGCGGGCGGCCTGGACGTGCTCGTGTTCACCGGCGGGATCGGGGAGCACGCACCCGTCGTACGTGCTGATGTCGCGACCCGGCTGGGCTTCCTCGGAGTGGCGATCGACGACCAGCGCAACCAGGCGACGACCGACGCCGACGTCTCGACCGCGGCTGCGCCGGCACGGACCGTGGTCGTGACCGCCGCCGAGGACGTCGAGGTGGCGCGCGAGACCCGCGCGGTGCTTCGCCGACGGCCCGCCACCGCGGAGTGA
- a CDS encoding nucleotidyl transferase AbiEii/AbiGii toxin family protein, whose translation MSRPTRESAAGRAYLDLQNRARRERRRTQDLLTMYVVERWLARMSASPYAGDFVLKGGMLLASFGSRRPTTDADALARNMPADESAVAARVVEIAGLADPDDGVVYLTETVKTAMIRDDALYSGVRVTMDATLGTAQLKLKLDINFGDPVTPEPSVVELPALRPGAPPVRILGYPIATVLAEKISTAIDLGPASTRVRDWADIYTLVTTHDLDGAEVSAAVAATMNFRGVVVRSLSEAIGDLVKVRASAYVAYRRGLGADGEHLPATFEEVVETAVRFADPVLSAGTPGAAQWRAEARTWS comes from the coding sequence ATGAGTCGGCCGACGCGAGAGTCGGCGGCCGGGCGCGCCTACTTGGATCTGCAGAACCGAGCTCGGCGGGAGCGCAGGCGTACCCAGGACCTGTTGACGATGTACGTCGTGGAGCGATGGCTGGCCCGGATGAGCGCATCGCCATACGCCGGTGACTTCGTCCTCAAGGGCGGGATGCTCCTGGCGAGCTTCGGGAGTCGGCGCCCGACCACCGATGCGGACGCTTTGGCTCGGAACATGCCGGCCGACGAGAGCGCCGTCGCGGCCCGGGTGGTCGAGATCGCAGGTCTGGCCGACCCGGACGACGGAGTGGTTTACCTGACCGAGACCGTCAAGACGGCGATGATCCGAGACGACGCGCTCTACTCCGGTGTCCGCGTGACCATGGACGCGACGCTGGGCACGGCGCAGCTGAAGCTCAAGCTGGACATCAACTTCGGAGATCCAGTGACACCGGAGCCATCAGTCGTCGAGCTGCCTGCGCTGCGACCCGGCGCACCGCCGGTGCGGATATTGGGGTATCCGATCGCGACCGTGCTGGCGGAGAAGATCTCGACCGCGATCGACCTCGGGCCGGCGAGCACAAGAGTGCGGGACTGGGCCGACATCTACACCCTGGTCACGACCCATGACCTCGACGGTGCCGAGGTGAGCGCGGCAGTGGCGGCCACCATGAACTTTCGAGGGGTCGTCGTCAGATCGCTGTCTGAGGCGATCGGTGACCTCGTGAAGGTCCGGGCCTCAGCGTACGTCGCGTATCGACGCGGGCTCGGCGCCGATGGCGAGCATCTCCCCGCGACATTCGAGGAAGTCGTGGAGACGGCGGTCCGGTTCGCCGACCCGGTGCTGAGTGCCGGCACCCCCGGCGCTGCGCAGTGGCGGGCGGAGGCCCGGACGTGGTCCTGA
- a CDS encoding type IV toxin-antitoxin system AbiEi family antitoxin domain-containing protein — MSAAVAHGLSDEMEPAVQIAIASGRNLARITFPPTTVFRFDAETFELGLSQLEVAPDEFTRIYDPARTVVDLMRLRHRLGEPVAHTVLNRYLESPGAKPGRVLEYANALGVVGPVRLALDIAGAR, encoded by the coding sequence GTGAGCGCTGCGGTGGCCCACGGTCTCAGTGACGAGATGGAACCTGCGGTCCAGATCGCGATCGCGTCCGGGCGAAACCTGGCCCGCATCACCTTCCCGCCGACGACGGTGTTTCGGTTCGATGCTGAGACCTTCGAGCTCGGACTCTCGCAATTGGAGGTCGCGCCGGACGAGTTCACGCGAATCTACGATCCCGCTCGGACAGTGGTGGACCTGATGCGCCTGCGGCACCGACTCGGCGAGCCGGTGGCGCACACGGTGCTCAACAGGTACTTGGAATCGCCAGGAGCGAAGCCGGGGCGGGTGCTGGAGTACGCCAACGCCCTCGGGGTCGTCGGGCCGGTGCGGTTGGCACTCGACATCGCGGGGGCACGATGA
- a CDS encoding tyrosine-type recombinase/integrase, translating to MNSTSPVLIDSYPHRGTPLTAEDVERIAAAITATHAATTRTVYASAWRRWERWCTHRGIAPLGEEGPGAGRRGADPVAVCAYLAETAADGLSAATVDLACSAIGYHHRCRDLTDPTATVAVRQVRRGLHRILGTAPRRPAHPVGPEEIGQLLAAIDRDSPVGARDAAVILLGFAGALRRSELANLTLADLEPKPGGLLLRLRRSKTDPDARGQVVGIAPGRHRDTDPITALDAWLAHRGPGQGPVFTSFRNGAPPLQPISGNVVTSVVKRYAEAAGLTGRITAHSLRAGHATTAAMAGVGIDRIAAQARHRRIDILIDRYIRPAQALHATSSRHLGCDRFAFVTRTMWSLCETSMLAGVLH from the coding sequence ATGAACTCAACGTCTCCAGTGCTCATCGACTCCTATCCTCACCGCGGTACGCCGCTCACCGCGGAGGACGTCGAGCGGATCGCCGCCGCGATCACCGCCACCCACGCTGCGACCACCCGCACCGTCTACGCCTCCGCCTGGCGCCGATGGGAACGCTGGTGCACGCACCGCGGCATCGCTCCGCTCGGCGAGGAGGGTCCCGGCGCCGGCCGTCGGGGCGCCGACCCGGTCGCGGTGTGCGCCTACCTCGCCGAGACAGCCGCTGACGGGCTCTCGGCCGCGACTGTCGACCTGGCTTGCTCCGCGATCGGCTACCACCACCGATGTCGCGACCTGACCGATCCCACCGCGACCGTAGCCGTTCGCCAGGTACGCCGCGGCCTGCACCGCATCCTTGGGACCGCGCCACGCCGACCCGCCCATCCAGTCGGCCCCGAAGAGATCGGCCAGCTCCTCGCCGCCATCGACCGTGACAGCCCGGTTGGTGCGCGAGACGCCGCGGTCATCCTGCTCGGCTTCGCCGGCGCGCTGCGCCGCTCCGAGCTCGCGAACCTCACACTCGCCGACCTCGAACCCAAGCCCGGCGGACTGTTGCTCCGCCTGCGCCGCTCGAAGACCGACCCCGATGCTCGCGGGCAGGTCGTCGGGATCGCACCGGGCCGCCACCGCGACACCGACCCGATCACGGCCCTCGACGCCTGGCTCGCCCATCGAGGACCCGGGCAGGGCCCGGTCTTCACCAGCTTCCGCAACGGCGCTCCGCCGCTCCAACCGATCTCCGGCAACGTCGTCACGAGTGTCGTCAAGCGCTACGCCGAGGCCGCCGGGCTGACCGGCCGCATCACGGCTCACTCGCTGCGCGCAGGACACGCCACCACCGCCGCCATGGCCGGCGTCGGCATCGACCGGATCGCCGCCCAGGCCAGGCACCGACGCATCGACATCCTCATCGACCGCTACATCCGACCAGCCCAAGCGCTGCACGCCACTTCCAGCCGCCACCTGGGCTGTGACCGGTTCGCGTTCGTAACGCGCACGATGTGGTCGCTTTGCGAAACGTCAATGCTGGCGGGTGTCTTGCATTGA
- a CDS encoding TetR/AcrR family transcriptional regulator → MSTGDVEFIARFYPRDPTHPASTRAHWPIERVLARKVRVLAGRKRRCADTGRGWFCEFRCPPATAVPRPTRPCAPRGFAETSPGDVADEARGTRVVLYRYFDSKAELCRTILDRARERLAEHVGTDDFEDDAIPALLDAAAEGLDAFACCFAPPTANASSEV, encoded by the coding sequence ATGAGCACTGGAGACGTTGAGTTCATCGCGCGGTTCTACCCACGCGACCCGACGCACCCGGCCTCAACTCGAGCGCACTGGCCCATCGAGCGGGTGCTGGCGCGAAAAGTGCGAGTACTTGCGGGGCGAAAGCGGCGGTGCGCCGACACCGGGCGGGGATGGTTCTGCGAATTCAGGTGCCCGCCGGCAACAGCGGTCCCGCGTCCAACGCGGCCCTGCGCGCCACGAGGTTTCGCCGAGACAAGCCCGGGCGATGTCGCCGATGAGGCACGGGGCACGCGCGTCGTGCTCTACAGGTATTTCGACTCCAAGGCAGAGCTGTGTCGGACCATCCTGGATCGGGCGCGTGAGCGGCTGGCCGAACACGTGGGCACCGATGACTTCGAGGACGATGCGATTCCCGCGCTGCTCGATGCAGCCGCCGAGGGTCTCGATGCTTTCGCCTGCTGTTTCGCTCCGCCAACCGCGAACGCGAGTTCCGAGGTCTGA
- a CDS encoding ABC transporter ATP-binding protein, whose product MGVDVKIEGLTKSFGKQLIWKDVTLTLPAGEISVMLGPSGTGKSVLLKTLIGLIKPDTGSVVIEGVDIASCSERDLYEVRKLFGVLFQDGAMFGSMDLFDNVAFPLREHTKKSESEIRNIVMEKMDLVGLIGAENKLPGEISGGMRKRAGLARALVLDPEILLIDEPDSGLDPVRTAFINQLFIDLNAQIDATFLIVTHDINSTRTVPDNIGLLYHKHLAMYGPREMLLSSEEPVVRQFLNAQTIGPIGMSEEKDADELAAEKDMGLPPLPPIPMQLEPSNGIPRKYQRPPGAWCRENGVTPPPGSFQPDETQALSGARVLQMESSRPSVAGTSGELFT is encoded by the coding sequence ATGGGTGTAGACGTAAAGATCGAAGGGCTGACCAAGAGCTTTGGTAAGCAGCTCATCTGGAAGGATGTCACGCTGACGCTGCCTGCGGGCGAGATCAGCGTGATGCTCGGCCCGTCCGGCACGGGTAAGTCCGTGCTCCTGAAGACGCTGATCGGTCTGATCAAGCCCGACACGGGCTCGGTGGTCATCGAGGGCGTCGACATCGCCAGCTGTTCGGAGCGAGACCTCTACGAGGTCCGCAAGCTGTTCGGCGTGCTGTTCCAGGACGGCGCCATGTTCGGTTCGATGGACCTGTTCGACAACGTCGCGTTCCCCCTTCGTGAGCACACGAAGAAGAGCGAGTCCGAGATTCGCAACATCGTCATGGAGAAGATGGACCTGGTCGGTCTCATCGGCGCCGAGAACAAGCTTCCCGGCGAGATCTCCGGTGGTATGCGCAAGCGTGCCGGTCTGGCGCGCGCTCTGGTCCTCGACCCCGAGATCCTGCTGATCGACGAGCCCGACTCCGGTCTGGACCCGGTGCGTACGGCGTTCATCAACCAGCTCTTCATCGACCTGAACGCGCAGATCGACGCGACCTTCCTGATCGTCACCCACGACATCAACTCGACGCGTACGGTGCCGGACAACATCGGCCTGCTCTACCACAAGCACCTGGCCATGTACGGACCCCGCGAGATGCTGCTGAGCTCCGAGGAGCCCGTCGTGCGGCAGTTCCTCAACGCCCAGACGATCGGCCCGATCGGCATGTCGGAGGAGAAGGACGCCGACGAGCTGGCCGCCGAGAAGGACATGGGCCTGCCGCCGCTCCCGCCGATCCCGATGCAGCTCGAGCCGTCCAACGGCATCCCACGCAAGTACCAGCGTCCGCCGGGCGCCTGGTGCCGCGAGAACGGTGTCACCCCGCCGCCGGGGTCGTTCCAGCCCGACGAGACACAGGCCTTATCTGGCGCTCGTGTACTTCAGATGGAGTCGTCGCGACCGTCCGTAGCAGGGACGTCTGGCGAGTTGTTCACGTAG
- a CDS encoding MCE family protein, with the protein MLLTRLVKRQLGVFACLTALALGLMVFTYARVPAMLGIGVYQVTAEFKDASGLYESALVTYRGVKVGQVTDLEVTPRAAVATLRLDDGTRIPGNVDAELHSTSAVGEQYVSLVSPSTTKAALSAGDVLPTSRTVDMPQIAPVLDAVNHLLESVPQRQTRNVLDQVDTGLGSSSEDVGRLIEESSTLLDTAQQEVTSTTELIRALEPVLATQQEMAPQTVSSMSSLRALTKELAANDADLRSLLRDGRTGLDSTAATVDDLQTTLPMLLDNLMVNGEVLNTYLPQLQQTLVVYPATIGRLQQTVNPRAKEGDVKLDLRAGVNNPPSCTTGYLSTDDRRSPSEENVRKVDPLAHCETAPSDPSSVRGARNQPCPNSSARGHLPSSCGLEFGKGRWPEGDDPNAPKAPAGEPSSTGTTDASEDNSWKQLFLEPVGLW; encoded by the coding sequence ATGCTGCTGACGAGACTGGTGAAGCGGCAGTTGGGCGTCTTCGCCTGCCTGACGGCTCTCGCGCTCGGGCTGATGGTCTTCACCTATGCGAGAGTCCCGGCGATGCTCGGCATCGGGGTCTACCAGGTCACCGCCGAGTTCAAAGATGCCAGCGGGCTCTACGAGAGCGCCCTGGTCACCTATCGGGGCGTCAAGGTCGGGCAGGTGACCGACCTTGAGGTGACCCCGCGAGCAGCCGTCGCCACTCTTCGTCTCGATGATGGCACCAGGATCCCCGGCAACGTTGACGCTGAGCTCCACAGCACCTCCGCGGTGGGGGAGCAGTACGTCTCCCTGGTCTCGCCGTCGACCACCAAGGCGGCCTTGAGCGCCGGGGACGTGCTACCAACTTCACGCACCGTCGACATGCCCCAGATCGCGCCCGTCCTGGATGCCGTCAACCACCTGCTTGAGTCCGTGCCGCAGCGACAGACACGCAACGTACTGGATCAGGTCGACACCGGCCTCGGGTCGAGCAGCGAGGACGTCGGCCGGCTGATCGAGGAATCCAGCACGCTCTTGGACACAGCCCAGCAGGAGGTCACCTCGACGACCGAGCTGATCCGCGCCCTGGAGCCGGTGCTCGCCACCCAGCAGGAGATGGCGCCGCAGACCGTGTCGTCGATGTCGTCGCTCCGCGCGCTCACCAAGGAGCTCGCGGCGAACGACGCCGACCTGCGCTCGCTGCTCCGCGACGGGCGTACGGGTCTGGACAGCACCGCCGCGACAGTTGATGACCTCCAGACCACGCTGCCGATGCTCTTGGACAACTTGATGGTCAACGGCGAGGTGCTCAACACCTATCTTCCGCAGCTTCAGCAGACCCTGGTCGTGTACCCCGCCACGATCGGACGACTTCAACAGACGGTCAATCCGCGGGCGAAGGAGGGCGACGTGAAGCTGGACCTACGCGCAGGCGTCAACAATCCACCGTCATGCACGACGGGATACCTGTCCACCGACGATCGACGCAGCCCGTCCGAAGAGAACGTACGCAAGGTCGACCCGCTCGCGCACTGCGAGACCGCGCCCAGCGACCCGTCTTCGGTGCGGGGCGCTCGCAACCAGCCGTGTCCGAATTCCAGCGCGCGGGGCCATCTACCCTCCTCGTGCGGGCTGGAGTTCGGCAAGGGGCGCTGGCCCGAGGGCGACGATCCGAACGCGCCAAAGGCTCCGGCAGGTGAGCCGTCGTCGACGGGGACGACGGACGCATCTGAGGACAACTCCTGGAAGCAGTTGTTCCTCGAGCCGGTCGGGCTGTGGTGA